The DNA window TGTCGGGCGCATGTTACTCATCATGACATTCGTTTTAAATTTGGGGGGGTGGCTGGATCTCACTATTTCGGCCATTAACGGATTAAAAGATGGCGTCAGCGGTGATGAAAATGTCTGGGTGTTGCTGGATACCGTCTGGATTAAAGCGCAAACCATCGGGCAAAAACTCTATCAACAGGATGACGCCGCCTATGTGAAACTCAATGGGGGGCTTGCCGAACTTCTGGTCTGGGGCGGCGCTATTGTTACCTTGCTATTCGGTTCTGCCGTTAACCTTTTAGCTGAACTCACGATAGTGTTAATGACTACCACCGCCCCACTTTTTATCTTCTGCCTGCTGTATGGTTTTTTGATTCCCATGTTTAATAACTGGCTGAAAATCATATTCACCGTCATCCTGACGATTCTATTTTCGGCGTTGTCGATCCGGATCGTTATTAACTATCTCAATGGCATATTGGATAAGGCGGTTAATTTCGCTGATAACGCCAATATTATTACGCTTGGCGTTCAATGCTGTGTTGCCGGTATTATCTCCGGCATCATCATTTTCTTCTCGGCAAAAATCGCCAGCGCACTCGGCGGCATCGCCGTTCAGGCCGTGTTACAGGGCGCGGCCATGAGCGGTATAAGCGGGCTGGTAAAAAGATCCCCAGGCGCGGCCAAACCGACGCTGAAGGCCGGTGCTGCCGGCGCCCGACTAGCGGCCAAAGGCGGCGTTATGGCGGGCCAGCTTATTGGTACCGGCGTGAACAACACCGTCACAGCCTGGCAAAAACGCACCGCCGCAATAGAGAGCATGAAGCGTTTCAACCAGCAGCGTAACCGCTGATCCTTCCCTAATCCACATATCCACATTGCGCCGTAGCGATCGCTGCCGGTGCGACATCCCTGTATCCGTCAAACAGAGGAATCGATATGAAATCCAGCCTCTTTCTGCTGATGCTATGCGCACTCACGGGCTGCGCGCAGCATAACGACAGCCTGCCGCCGGTATCCGGCGACGTTCAGCCAATGAACTCCCCGGCCATTATTCAGGAGCTGACAAACCATGTCCGAGGTTAACAACATCATTGATGCATCCAGAAGCTTTGAATCGGCCATTCTGGAAAAAGACATCCGCGAGAAAAAAGTGGCCTGGCTGATGGCGGCGGTCGGATTTGTTCTGGCCGCAATGGCGATTGCAGCCATTATTATTCTGCTGCCGCTGAAAACCACCGAAATCGAACTTTGGTCGGTGGATAAACAAACCGGGCGTTATGACTATATGACCCGCATTAAAGAGCGGGATATTGCCACCGAAGCATCGCTGGCGCACGCATTGGCCGCAAATTATGTCAAACGCCGCGAAGGCTATAACTATTTTTCCCTTCAGCGCGATTATGACGACGTGCAGTTATTCAACAGCGACGACGTGAATAAGGATTATCTGGACGGATTTAACGGCGACATGGCGCCGGACGTTATTTTCAACAAAGCGGAATATGTCGTCGCTATCGACATTATTTCCAACGTTCATGCGCCCGCCACCGCCCCCGACCGTCTGGCGACGTTACGCATCAAGCGAACCATTCGCCGCGTTGCGGATAATTCGGTGAAAACCGATGTCTGGAATATCCGCCTGACCTACCGCTACCTTCCTCGTAAACAACTGACGGACAGCCAGCGTGAAGTGAACCCGCTGGGGTTCATCGTCACCAGCTACCAACGCGATAAAGAGTTAAGGAGCGAATGATGCTGAAAACAATGCTGACCGGTGTTTTTTTCCTGACGGCATTCGCAGCCTGGGGTGCGGCGACGCCGCGCGGAAGCGCATATGACAGCCGGATGCAGAACGTGTCATATAACAGCCAGAACGCCACCGTTGTGAACACCCGCCCCGGCTACGTCACTACGCTGCTATTTGACGACGATGAAACCGTTATCGACGCGCAGGCGGGTTTTCCCAAAGGCTGGACAGTAACCAAGAGCGATAACCGGGTGGGCGTCAGCCCCAGCCCCATCACCCAGCCGGTGACCGATGCCAACGGCAATAACGTCAGTCAGGTGTTCCTGCCGACCGCGAGGGACTGGAAAACCAACCTTTTCGTCGTGACGTCAAAACGCGATTACAGCCTGGAGCTGAACGTGCTGGAGCACGACTCGCCCGCGCAGGCCTTCGTTATCCGCTATCGCTATCCGGCTGAAGCCCGCCGGCAATCCGTCGCAGCCAGCGCCGCCCGCCTGAAACAGCTTCAGGAAATACAGGAAAAGCAACAGATAGCGGCGGCATTTCGGCAGGCCGCCACGCCGCGCAACTGGTATTACACCAAACGGGTGGCGGAAGGTTCGGCGTCCATTGCGCCGGACTTCACTTACGATGACGGCCGCTTTACCTACCTCGGCTTTTCGCCCGCCAAAATCCTGCCCTCCGCCTTTACGGTCGTTAACGGCCGGGAGCAGGCGGTGACGCCCCGAGTTGTCAGCCAGGGCAATTACACCGTAATGGTGGTGCGTTCTCTGTCGCCGCGCCTGGTGCTGCGCTACGGCAATGCGGTAGTCGGGATTGAAAACACGGCATTCGGCGACGCGACCGTGGCTAACGGTGACACCGTCTCCCCCGGCGTCACGCTGGAGGCCAAATGACCGATAAATCTACCCCGGAAGACGCGCAAAAAACCACGGCCGAGCTCGAAGCCGAGGCCCGCAAACGCGCCCGCGCGGCAATGGCCAGCCAGACGCCGGAGCAGAAAACGCCCCCCGGCCAGCCCGAAGTTACGCGTTTTCGCAAAAAAACCGGCCGACGGACGCTGCTGGTCAGCCTGCTGAGCCTGACCTTACTGATGGCGCTGGCGCTCGGCGGCGACCATTTTCTTGGCATGCTGAAGAAGGACGAGAATAAAACGGCGAAGACCGCACCGCCGCCCTCATCCGGCGCGGCACGCAATGAGCGCAAAAACCTCGGGCTGGACAGCAATCCATTCGGCCTGTTCGAACAGGGGAAATCGGAAACGCCCGCCGACAGCCGTCAGGCTCAGGACGAAGTGTCGCCGTTACCACCTGAGCCGCCCGCTTTAAACAAGGCCGCCGCACTGGCGAACGGGATGAACAACGCTCCGGCGACGACTCAGCGCAGCAATACAAGCCCGAGTCAAAATGGATCGCCCGGCGATGCAGGCACGCCCAGCCATCCGGCAACGTCAGACGCCTATACGCCGTGTCAATCGGTGATGGTCAAAGGCAGCGACGGCCGGCTACGCTGCCAAGACGCCGACACACCGGCAACCGGAGACGACAATCCTGGCGCGGCGAAAATCACTGGCGTTCAACGACTGCCCCTCGATCCGGACCTCTATATCCCGGTTGACCGCTATATTCCCTGCTCAATGATGCGGCGCTTCGTGTCCGACGTGGGCGGCACACTTTCCTGCCTTATCAGCGAGGACGTTTACAGCGCCAGCAACCATGTGAAGCTGATCCCGGCGGGCACCATCGCCAGGGGCATTTATCGCACCGGCGCGCTGCAACACGGCCGCAGCCGGATGTTTGTCATCTGGACGGAATTGCGCACGCCCGGCCAGCTACAAATTCCCTTGATCGATACGCAGGCTAGCGGCCAATTAGGTGAAGCCGGTATTGCCGGCTGGATCGATACCCATTTCTGGGAACGGTTCGGCAATGCCCTGATGCTGAGTACCGTACAAGACGTGGCCGCTGCGGCGTCGGATTCGGCACCGGGCAAAGACCGCAATACCGACTACACCGAAAACACCCGCGCGGCCACGGCGGAAATGGCGAAAACGACGCTGGAAAACAGCATCAATATCCCGCCCACGATGTACCTGAACCAGGGCGATGTGATCGGCATCATGACCGGTACGGATATCGATTTCTCTTCTGTCTATCAACTGCGGCTGAAAACGAGGTGGTATGAGCGCTGACAACCTGTCTCTTGAGTTCATGAAAAACCGGCTGTTCGGCGATTTTCTGCCGCTGGCGGGCCTGACCGAAATCGCCATTAACCGTCCCGGCGAGATCCACACCAAAATACGCGGAAAATGGCAAAGGCACGACGCCCCGGTTACGCTGCGTCAGTGCTACGCTTTCGCCAAAGCACTGGCCTCCTGGAATGAGGACAACGTGGATGATACCTCGCCGATCCTGTCCGCCACGCTGGCATCGGGCGAGCGTATCCAGACCATTGTTCCCCCGGCCTGCGAGCGCGACACCGTTTCCATCACGCTGCGCAAGCCCTCATTCGAGCAAAAAACGCATCAGTCCTGGATAAACGCCGGTTTTTATCACCGGGTGACCGGCAAGGAGCAAACGGAAAGTAAAGAGGATGAACTGGCCGGTTACTATAATCGCGGGGAGATCCCCCGCTTTATCGAAAAGGCGGTTGAATACGGTAAGACGCTATTTATCGTCGGCGAAACCGGGTCGGGTAAAACCACCTATATGAAAACGTTGCTGCACTATATTCCGCCGCATCTCAGACTGACCACCATCGAAGACAACCCCGAAATCCGCTTTTACCGCCACGCCAATTATGTCCATCTGTTTTACCCGGCGGACGCCGGGGAGGATGCCATCGTCAGCCCCGGCAGGCTGATCCGGGCCAATTACCGCATGAATCCGGATCGGATTTTGCTGGCGGAAATTCGCGGAAAAGAAGCCTGGGACGCGCTAAAAATCGTCGGCTCCGGCCATGAGGGACTCATCACCTCTATGCACGCGGGCAGCCCTGAAGCCTGCATCGAAGGGATCATCGACCGCTGCTACGAACATCCTGACTGCCAAAATATCCCGTTTTCGGTCCTGCTGCGCAAGGTGCTTAACAGCGTGGACGTCATCGTCAGCGTCGATATTCACGGCGATATTCGCCGCATGGGCGCGATTTATTTTAAACATCTTCATCTGAACAGCATGAAGGAGGTCTTTAATGAGGCGAATCGTTGAAATACTGTATGCCGGTGCGGCGCTGGTGATGCTCTCCGGCTGCGCATCGCCGCCAGAGCCCGTTCAGCCCGCATGGGATACACCCGGCGCGGCCGTTAACGCCACGCTCCCGCAGTGGTCGGAAAATCGTATTATCGTATCGTCCCCCGACGTCGACGGCCGCTGGTCAACGTCCATCGTTTTCAGCCCTGAAGCCATATATCCGACCGGCGTCTGGTATGCCGTCGCGCACTCAAAACAGGTTGTCGTCAATACGCCCGATGGGGCGAGTTATTTCAGGGCGAAGTCCTGGCTGAGAAAACACGGTTATCGCGCCGTCGTGACTTATCAACCTAAAGCAACTGACCGCCTCGCCAGTCATTCCACCGTGATTTATTTTTACCGCTGAACTCGACTGTCATCCACGTTCGCAATTCACCCGGCCTTTATCTTCTGCAATAAAAGGATACCACCATGAAAAATACCGTTATCGCGGCGACGCTCCTGTGCCTTGCCGTCGGCTTTTCCGCTCCGTCATTTGCGGCCGATCCCTGCGAAATTGTGTTGTGTCTGTATGGCAAAGCCACCGGCAACAGCGGCGGCAGCCGTGATTGTGACGTGGAGTCTGGATTACTATTCGTCATGCATCTCAGGCAGAATCATGAGACGGACTGTCAGGAAAACGGGGGCACATTGGAGAGGTCCGTACTCGCCGCACCGAATGTCATGCCCGTCAGTTCTTCGGAGACACCCCAAAGCCGAGAGGCCACATTGATGTCCAGCGCTCGCTCAGGAATCTTTGCGATCGCAGGTGAACCTCGCGTTTCGCCGAGTTTGTCAGGACCGTAATAGGTCCCGCCTTTCGCCTCCGGTGAAGTGGCGGCGAAAAGTGTAGGCAGTGCGCCCTGGGCTGCGGGCTGAAACATGAACCAAAGGTACTTTCGCCAAAGCCCCAGTACGCTATTCGGGCCCGCTCCGTTCGGCAGCAGGTCTGTGCGGGAAATACCCGGATGAGCTGACATGCTGGAGATACCCCAACCAGCCGCATCGCTTCTGCGTTGCAATTCCAGGGCAAACATCAGGCAGGCCAGTTTCGACTGCCCATAAACAGTCATCGGCTTGTATTCGCGTTCCGCTTGCAGGTCGTCAAAGTTGATCGAGGCATCGCGGTTGCGACTGGCGATGCTGGAAAGGGTAACGACGCGAGGATTGTGGCCGTTGCGCAATAGGGGAAGCAGTTGGGCGGTCAGAGCGAAATGACCAAGGTAATTCGTGCCGAGCTGCAACTCAAAGCCATCGTCTGTGACCTTGCGTTGCGGAGGCATCATCACAGCAGCGTTGTTGATGAGAAGATCAAGGCTTTGCCGCTTTGCCCGCAGGCGTGATCCGAAGGCCGTGATGGATTCGATGTTGGCAAGATCGAGCACTTCGAAGCACACGGACGAGTCGGGCGCGGCCTGGCGAACTTTCGCAACGGCCACTTTCCCCTTGGCCAGGTTGCGGCCCGCAATGATTACCTCCGCTCCGGCAGCGGCGAGAGCAATGGCGTCCTCAAGCCCGAGGCCGCCAGTACCCGTGACGACGGCCGTGCGGCCGCTTTGAGACGGTATGTCCGATGTCTTCCACGTTGTCATGATCTTGCCCTTCAAAGGTTGTGAGTGTTACACTAGGTGCACACATTAATGCACTCAGTGCATTTTCGCAAGAGGAAAATTACGTGACGTCGGAATTCATTGGCCGTCCCCCTAAGGAAGGCCGGCGCGAACGAAAGCAGCGCGAAACGCGGCTGCGCATCATCGAAACCGGATTGAAGCTTTTTTTGGCTAACGGGTATGACGGCACAACGCTCGACGCCATCGCTGAGGAAGCCGGGATCTCCCGGCGTACCTTCTTTTCCTACTTCAAATCCAAGGAAGACATCGTCATTGCCTGGCAGGCAGGGGTATGGGATGCAATGAGAGCGGAGCTACTCAAAGTGTCACCAGATGAAGCCCCATTGGATGCGGTGCGCAAGACGATGGTCAATCACGTATCCCAGTACGAATCCAGCAAAATGATTGCCATCGACCGGGTGATGCGTGCGAGCGAAGCACTCATGGCACGAAAACAGGCCGCTTATGCAATGCAGGAAGAATCGCTTTACGACACCTTGTGCGAAGTGTGGCGGCAACCAGAACGTCGTTCCTCCCTACGCATCGTTGCGATGGTTTCCATTGGTGCCATGCGCCTTGCCCTTGAAGCCTGGGGTAAGCAAAGTGGCAAGCGACCGGTAGCTAAATTACTGGAAGAGACTTTCGCAAATTTGAAAGCCGAGATATGAACTAGCAAGATTGAGTCGCCGGCCTTTTGCACGCCCGTTCCATGGCGAGGCTGGTACCGCGCAGGGCTGGTTCTTTGGCTACCGCTATAACGCAGCGAAGTTTCCGAATTTTCATATCTCTTGCTCGCCATTCGGATTCGTTCTGCACTTAGAACGGAGATGCGGCTTACGGCGTGAGGACGATGCGGCCATTGAGCGAACGGCTTTCCATCCGTTCGTGCGCAGTAGCGGCCTTTTCGAACGGAAGCACGTCGATCGCTGTCTCGCCCAGCCCCGAAACAACCATCTTCAACGCGGCTTCAAGCGCGGGACGGATCACATCTGGATGCGTGGGTAGGTAGGCGCCTGCATTGAATCCGGACACGGTCGAACTGGCCAGCCAGAGGTCGTTGGTCTTTACATGGTGTTCCCAATCACCGCTGGCATTCCCAACGACGATGAGCCGACTACCTGGCTTCATCAACGCGAAGCTGTGGCTGCGGACTGCGCCACCGACAGGGTCGATGATGATGTCGAACTTCTCGTCACCGAGAATTCCTGGCAATTCGTTGGAATCGACGATCCGGTCATAGGGTAGCTTCGTGTCCGCTGCGGCATCCAGCTTGCTTGGGCGTACCGTACCCACCACACGAGACGCACCGAGCTGCCTGGCAATCCCCGGAAATGCAGCGGAAAAGCCACCGAGCGCGCCATGAATGAGCACGCTCTCGCCTTTGGATAGATGCGCAACTTGAGTCAGGGCAACATGCGCCATCGCCGCGTTGGGTATGACCGCGACAGCGAGAGCCGGATCTATGCCGGTGCCTTCGATCGACACGACGCCGCGCACCGGGGCGATGTATACGGAGGCATAGCCGCCGATGCCAGTACCCGCTGACATCGAAACGACTTGTTCGCCAACCGTGAAGCCGGTGACGCCCTCGCCAAGCGCACGCACCGTACCTGCCACTTCAAGACCCGGA is part of the Gibbsiella quercinecans genome and encodes:
- the virB10 gene encoding VirB10/TraB/TrbI family type IV secretion system protein; the protein is MTDKSTPEDAQKTTAELEAEARKRARAAMASQTPEQKTPPGQPEVTRFRKKTGRRTLLVSLLSLTLLMALALGGDHFLGMLKKDENKTAKTAPPPSSGAARNERKNLGLDSNPFGLFEQGKSETPADSRQAQDEVSPLPPEPPALNKAAALANGMNNAPATTQRSNTSPSQNGSPGDAGTPSHPATSDAYTPCQSVMVKGSDGRLRCQDADTPATGDDNPGAAKITGVQRLPLDPDLYIPVDRYIPCSMMRRFVSDVGGTLSCLISEDVYSASNHVKLIPAGTIARGIYRTGALQHGRSRMFVIWTELRTPGQLQIPLIDTQASGQLGEAGIAGWIDTHFWERFGNALMLSTVQDVAAAASDSAPGKDRNTDYTENTRAATAEMAKTTLENSINIPPTMYLNQGDVIGIMTGTDIDFSSVYQLRLKTRWYER
- the virB11 gene encoding P-type DNA transfer ATPase VirB11, producing the protein MSADNLSLEFMKNRLFGDFLPLAGLTEIAINRPGEIHTKIRGKWQRHDAPVTLRQCYAFAKALASWNEDNVDDTSPILSATLASGERIQTIVPPACERDTVSITLRKPSFEQKTHQSWINAGFYHRVTGKEQTESKEDELAGYYNRGEIPRFIEKAVEYGKTLFIVGETGSGKTTYMKTLLHYIPPHLRLTTIEDNPEIRFYRHANYVHLFYPADAGEDAIVSPGRLIRANYRMNPDRILLAEIRGKEAWDALKIVGSGHEGLITSMHAGSPEACIEGIIDRCYEHPDCQNIPFSVLLRKVLNSVDVIVSVDIHGDIRRMGAIYFKHLHLNSMKEVFNEANR
- a CDS encoding cag pathogenicity island Cag12 family protein, whose product is MRRIVEILYAGAALVMLSGCASPPEPVQPAWDTPGAAVNATLPQWSENRIIVSSPDVDGRWSTSIVFSPEAIYPTGVWYAVAHSKQVVVNTPDGASYFRAKSWLRKHGYRAVVTYQPKATDRLASHSTVIYFYR
- a CDS encoding SDR family oxidoreductase, with product MTTWKTSDIPSQSGRTAVVTGTGGLGLEDAIALAAAGAEVIIAGRNLAKGKVAVAKVRQAAPDSSVCFEVLDLANIESITAFGSRLRAKRQSLDLLINNAAVMMPPQRKVTDDGFELQLGTNYLGHFALTAQLLPLLRNGHNPRVVTLSSIASRNRDASINFDDLQAEREYKPMTVYGQSKLACLMFALELQRRSDAAGWGISSMSAHPGISRTDLLPNGAGPNSVLGLWRKYLWFMFQPAAQGALPTLFAATSPEAKGGTYYGPDKLGETRGSPAIAKIPERALDINVASRLWGVSEELTGMTFGAASTDLSNVPPFS
- a CDS encoding type IV secretion system protein, translating into MSGGMFVGMNNTITDGLHAVLRGQTSVYGDMISVIAVSSFTLFVTYRGYQTLAGKLQTPLEDVIWDVGRMLLIMTFVLNLGGWLDLTISAINGLKDGVSGDENVWVLLDTVWIKAQTIGQKLYQQDDAAYVKLNGGLAELLVWGGAIVTLLFGSAVNLLAELTIVLMTTTAPLFIFCLLYGFLIPMFNNWLKIIFTVILTILFSALSIRIVINYLNGILDKAVNFADNANIITLGVQCCVAGIISGIIIFFSAKIASALGGIAVQAVLQGAAMSGISGLVKRSPGAAKPTLKAGAAGARLAAKGGVMAGQLIGTGVNNTVTAWQKRTAAIESMKRFNQQRNR
- a CDS encoding quinone oxidoreductase family protein, with protein sequence MKAVQTTRFGDPTVLVVTQLPDPTPGPGEIAIDVTHAAVGLVDVFFRQGHFKDVPGMAQPPFIPGLEVAGTVRALGEGVTGFTVGEQVVSMSAGTGIGGYASVYIAPVRGVVSIEGTGIDPALAVAVIPNAAMAHVALTQVAHLSKGESVLIHGALGGFSAAFPGIARQLGASRVVGTVRPSKLDAAADTKLPYDRIVDSNELPGILGDEKFDIIIDPVGGAVRSHSFALMKPGSRLIVVGNASGDWEHHVKTNDLWLASSTVSGFNAGAYLPTHPDVIRPALEAALKMVVSGLGETAIDVLPFEKAATAHERMESRSLNGRIVLTP
- the virB9 gene encoding P-type conjugative transfer protein VirB9 translates to MMLKTMLTGVFFLTAFAAWGAATPRGSAYDSRMQNVSYNSQNATVVNTRPGYVTTLLFDDDETVIDAQAGFPKGWTVTKSDNRVGVSPSPITQPVTDANGNNVSQVFLPTARDWKTNLFVVTSKRDYSLELNVLEHDSPAQAFVIRYRYPAEARRQSVAASAARLKQLQEIQEKQQIAAAFRQAATPRNWYYTKRVAEGSASIAPDFTYDDGRFTYLGFSPAKILPSAFTVVNGREQAVTPRVVSQGNYTVMVVRSLSPRLVLRYGNAVVGIENTAFGDATVANGDTVSPGVTLEAK
- a CDS encoding TetR/AcrR family transcriptional regulator: MTSEFIGRPPKEGRRERKQRETRLRIIETGLKLFLANGYDGTTLDAIAEEAGISRRTFFSYFKSKEDIVIAWQAGVWDAMRAELLKVSPDEAPLDAVRKTMVNHVSQYESSKMIAIDRVMRASEALMARKQAAYAMQEESLYDTLCEVWRQPERRSSLRIVAMVSIGAMRLALEAWGKQSGKRPVAKLLEETFANLKAEI
- a CDS encoding virB8 family protein, with the translated sequence MSEVNNIIDASRSFESAILEKDIREKKVAWLMAAVGFVLAAMAIAAIIILLPLKTTEIELWSVDKQTGRYDYMTRIKERDIATEASLAHALAANYVKRREGYNYFSLQRDYDDVQLFNSDDVNKDYLDGFNGDMAPDVIFNKAEYVVAIDIISNVHAPATAPDRLATLRIKRTIRRVADNSVKTDVWNIRLTYRYLPRKQLTDSQREVNPLGFIVTSYQRDKELRSE